The following are encoded together in the Candidatus Omnitrophota bacterium genome:
- a CDS encoding DegT/DnrJ/EryC1/StrS family aminotransferase — protein sequence MKKMRIAFGTISITHKSRELIEKILSSNRVSGGKYVRELEKNFADVIGTKEAIAVSSGTDADCLAMAVCYDFGAKRGDEIIVPALSFVSTGNSVLQAGFTPVFVDIDRKTLNIDPLKIEEAITKKTRAIMSVHLMGKPAEMDTINAIAKKHKLFVIEDAAEAYGTVYKGRQVGTLADMAAFSLYVAHMITTVEGGMVVTDRGDFAEILRSLRAHGRACKCESCILNTSSGYCDKRFKYGQNRDIRFIFERIGFSAKMNELEAAIGLGNIDIYPQILKKRRQNLLYMIEKFKEFEPFLYTIKEEPHEEIGPHAFPIIIAEDVKFSRDKLVFFLEKNGIDTRNLFLSMPTQCPGFKFLGKRIGEFPNAEYMGEKGLHIGIHQDMGRTELDYVLNVIRNFLKE from the coding sequence ATGAAAAAAATGAGAATTGCTTTTGGAACTATTTCCATCACCCATAAGTCAAGAGAACTTATTGAGAAGATTCTCTCTTCAAATAGAGTTTCGGGTGGCAAGTACGTGAGAGAATTGGAGAAAAACTTTGCTGATGTTATCGGCACAAAAGAGGCGATCGCCGTAAGTTCTGGAACAGATGCTGATTGTCTTGCCATGGCGGTCTGCTATGACTTTGGTGCAAAGCGAGGCGATGAAATTATTGTACCAGCACTTTCTTTTGTTAGTACAGGTAATTCTGTTCTCCAGGCTGGTTTTACACCTGTATTTGTCGATATTGATAGAAAGACATTGAATATTGATCCTTTAAAAATAGAGGAAGCTATAACTAAAAAGACAAGGGCTATAATGTCTGTTCATCTTATGGGTAAACCTGCTGAAATGGATACAATTAACGCTATTGCCAAAAAACATAAACTTTTCGTTATTGAGGATGCGGCTGAGGCCTATGGAACAGTATACAAAGGAAGACAGGTAGGAACATTGGCTGATATGGCGGCCTTTAGTCTCTATGTGGCACATATGATAACTACAGTAGAAGGTGGCATGGTTGTTACAGATAGAGGAGATTTTGCTGAAATTTTACGTTCCCTTAGGGCTCACGGAAGAGCTTGTAAATGTGAAAGCTGCATACTAAATACCTCTTCCGGATATTGCGACAAGAGATTCAAGTACGGTCAAAATAGAGACATTAGATTCATTTTTGAACGCATAGGATTCTCGGCCAAGATGAACGAATTAGAAGCAGCAATCGGCTTAGGCAACATCGATATCTACCCTCAGATTTTGAAAAAAAGACGCCAAAATTTATTATACATGATAGAGAAATTTAAAGAGTTCGAGCCTTTTCTTTATACGATTAAAGAAGAGCCTCATGAGGAGATCGGACCACATGCCTTTCCTATAATCATTGCTGAAGACGTTAAATTCAGCAGGGATAAGCTTGTCTTCTTCTTAGAAAAAAATGGAATCGATACGCGTAATCTCTTTTTGTCAATGCCCACACAATGTCCCGGATTTAAATTTTTAGGAAAAAGAATAGGAGAATTTCCTAATGCAGAATATATGGGAGAAAAGGGTTTACATATCGGCATCCATCAGGATATGGGCAGAACTGAACTCGATTACGTTCTTAACGTAATCAGGAATTTTCTAAAGGAATAA
- a CDS encoding GDP-L-fucose synthase, with amino-acid sequence MNKKSRIFIAGGSGLVGRTLSLKLKQLGFVDLFLSDAYKLNLTDQKQVFSFFKKERVEYCFLPSVKEGGIAANISQPAELIYENLLIQANVIHSAWQVKVKRLLFFASSCVYPRKCPQPMKEGYLLSGPLEQTNEPYAVAKLSGIKMCQAYNREYRTNFISVIPATTFGPDDNFNPNNSHVIPALMRRFHEAKIRKKRSVTIWGSGRPRREFIYVDDLVDAGIFLMNKSNFLEPINVGTGRDISIKSLSLLLKKIVGFKGTIKFDTKKPDGVFRKLLDTSSLTSLGWKPKVELKAGLEITYQWYLKRVKNRQFVDRQ; translated from the coding sequence ATGAATAAGAAATCAAGAATTTTTATTGCCGGAGGCAGTGGATTAGTAGGTCGAACTTTATCTCTTAAGTTGAAGCAGCTTGGGTTTGTTGACTTGTTTTTAAGTGATGCATACAAGCTTAATCTTACTGATCAGAAGCAGGTGTTTTCGTTTTTTAAAAAAGAAAGAGTAGAATATTGTTTTTTACCTTCAGTTAAAGAAGGGGGTATCGCAGCTAATATTTCACAACCGGCAGAATTAATTTATGAGAATTTATTAATTCAGGCTAACGTAATCCACTCAGCTTGGCAGGTGAAAGTAAAGAGGCTTTTGTTTTTTGCTTCTTCCTGTGTTTATCCTAGGAAATGTCCGCAACCAATGAAGGAAGGGTATTTATTGAGTGGTCCCCTGGAGCAGACTAATGAGCCATATGCAGTAGCAAAATTATCCGGCATCAAGATGTGCCAAGCCTATAATCGAGAATACAGAACTAATTTTATTTCAGTAATACCAGCTACTACGTTTGGTCCAGATGATAATTTTAATCCAAATAACTCTCATGTAATTCCTGCACTTATGCGAAGATTTCATGAAGCAAAGATTAGAAAAAAAAGGAGCGTTACTATTTGGGGTTCCGGAAGACCTCGAAGAGAGTTTATATATGTAGATGATTTGGTGGATGCAGGTATATTTCTTATGAATAAAAGCAATTTCCTAGAGCCTATCAATGTCGGAACTGGCAGGGATATTTCTATAAAAAGCCTAAGTCTATTGCTAAAGAAAATCGTGGGTTTTAAAGGGACTATTAAATTTGATACCAAGAAACCAGACGGGGTTTTCAGGAAACTGCTTGATACAAGTAGTTTAACTTCTTTAGGCTGGAAACCAAAGGTTGAGCTTAAAGCAGGCTTGGAGATTACCTATCAATGGTATTTAAAAAGAGTAAAGAATAGGCAATTTGTTGACAGGCAATAA